The nucleotide window AACCTCACGGACTCGCTATCAAAGAAGAACTCGAAGCCTACTACGAGAAAGAGATTCATCACGGGCGACTATACCCGAATCTCGATTCGCTCGTGGATAAAGGACTGGTGGAGAAAGGCCAGCGCGACCGCCGAACGAACTACTACACGCTCACGCGTCGCGGCGCACGAGAAATCGAAGCGCGCCGGGAGTGGGAAGAACAGTACGTCGGCGAAGACGTGTCCCAAACGCAGACCGTTTAGGGGGACAGTGCGGTGCCGAGAACGGCGGCGTTTAACGCTCTCACGTTGCCGAACACCGGATTTGCCTCGTCGAGCACGTAGCTATCGCCGGATTCTACGAGTATACCGAGATTTGCGAGTCGTTCGACGTGCATCCACACCGATTTTCTGGACAACCCAACGAGTTCGTGGAGGTCGTCCTGTGTGATTTTTTCGTCCATCTCCATCGAGAGCAGTGCGTCCAACATCAGGCGAACCGCCTCCGGACTTGCGATGTCGTGGAAACCGTCTTCCGAACCGTGTTCGTCCGCAGTGACGCGCAGACGCTCCGCAGTCTGGGCAACGACGCTTTCTGCGTTCGGACGGTAGGCATCGTCTTCTTCCCGAAATACGTCGAGCGCGACGAGGTATTCCAAGCTCTGTTCGACAGTTTCCTCGCTCTGGTCGAGTTCGTGTGCGAGTTCCTCCGCCTCCCACTCGCCGCCGGTCGCGGCGGCGAGACGAACCAGTTCGCGGGTGGCGGTGTCGCGGGTCAAAAAGAGCCATCCGGAAGGATACGTTAGTCGTGCCTCTCGAATGCCGTCTTCGTCTGCGAGTTCCCACATCTCGTCTCGGTTGTGGGCAGTGCGGAGAGTCCAATCGTGGGCATCTGCGTGAAGCGCCATTGGTTTTCATCTATGCGTAAAGGTATTTAATGTTGTACTCCTGCACCTGCGTCAGGTCGATGTCGATTCGCACGAAACAGTCCACGAAATCCCCGAACAGTCGGAGAGGCGGTGATACATGGCGAGTAACCCCGCAGAGCGCGTGTCGGGAAGTACGTGCAGTTCGACTGACTCGTACCTGACAACGACGCGAAACGTCGTGTCTCGGTCGTGATCGCGGACGAGATACATCGGTACCGGCAGGTCGAACCAGTCGCCGTAGGTGTACGGTTCGGATTCCAGTACGTCCTGTACGACCGCGGTCAGGCGCTCTTCCGAGCAGTCCGAACCGGGCGACAGGCGAAAGATAGTCTCCCCCTCGTAGCGGACGCCGCCGCCGCGCGGATACGTCCGTCGCGGGCGGTGCGGAATCGAAAACGATGGGTCGCTATCGTCTACCATCTTCACGAAATATGCCGTCATCGGTTAAATAGTTCAGCCACGGGAGCGAACGAAAATCGCGGCTCCCGAGACGAGTAGTACCGCGACGACGTGTCCGACGAGGGCGAAGACGAGCAGGTCGTAGCCCCACACGAACGGAACGAGGACGAGTTGAAGCAGAGAGAATCCGATGACGAGCGCATCGACTGCCCGAAGATGCGCGCGAGTTTCGCCGTCGGTCGGATGCCGAACTGCGATCCAGAACCCGGTGACGCTGGCCCACCACGCGGTTCCGATTCGGTAGCAGACGTCCCAGAGGACGAGCAAGGTGAGAACCACCGCCGGAATCGGCGGTTCGGTTCCGAGCACCGATTCGAACAGTGGCGTCCCGCCCTGCCGCGGATTGTAGACGAACAGGTAGGTAACCAGTCCGATGTAGGACAGCAGGCCGAGAACCACCTCGATGCTCGACCCGAACAGCAGTTTTCGGTAGGCGGCGGGCGTCGAAAGCGTTCGAATCCGCCGCGCAATCGTGAGCATCAGCGCGCTTCCGGCAGTGGCGATGACGACCGCCGCAGTTCCGGCGAGGAAACCACTCCAGAGGTCGTAGCGCCACACGAGGAGTAAGAGTAGTCCTTCGAAAAGAACGAACTGAACGGTCAGCGCGAGCCAATCGGGAAGCGTCACGCCCGGAATCGCGTCCACGATGCTCTCGTACGTCCACTGATACGGCCCGCGCTCCGCTTGGCTCATTCCATCCGCCGGATTCGTCTGCTCTATCCGATTCGTCCGGCTCATGAGACCGCTTGTCTGACTGCTTCCTCGAATGGAGTCAGTTCGACTGGGACGATGGAGCGAATCCGATCGTCTTCGACCACAGTGCGCGTTTTCAGGCCGAGGATGAGCGGATGGGCGACGTCTTTCGGCACGTCCGTCACGAGGTCAACCCAGTAGGCGGACAGCTTCGGTGTCAGGACGGGAACCGGAACCATCGTCGCTTTCTTGTCGAGGATTTCGCCCGTCGTCAGCACCATCTCGCCGTAGGTTAGCACGTCCGGGCCGCCGATTTCGAACGTCTCGCCAGCCGCATCTGAACTGTCGAGCACGCCGACCAGGTACGCGACGACATCGTCGATGGCGATTGGTTGACACTCGGTTCTGACCCACTGCGGGGTAATCATCAGCGGGAGACGCTCCGCCAACTGCTGGACGATTCGAAAACTCACGCTATCGTCCCCGATGATGATGGCCGCCCGAAGGACGGTGAGGTCGTAATCACCGTTTGCGAGGATATGCTCCACCTCGCGCCGTGATTTGAGATGGTCGGAGAGCGTCGCTCGCTCGCCACCGAGGCCGCTGAGGTAGACGACGCGCGAAACGTTCGTTCCGCGCGCCGCGTCCACGAAGTTTCTGGCCGCGTTGCGGTCTTGCTGCATGAAATCACCATCTTCGCCCATCGAGTGGACGAGGTAGTACGCGGCATCGATTCCGTCGAAAATTCCGTCGAGACTGTCTCGGTCGTTCAAATCACCCTCTACTACCGAAACCCCGTCTGGCGGGTCGTAAGACGAGGCGTCACGAACCAGTGCGGTCACGGCGTTGCCGTCTGCGAGGAGTTCGGGGACGAGGTGGCGGCCGACGAATCCAGTCGCCCCGGCGACGAGTACCGTCATTATCCACAGTGGGTTCGCTATCGTCCAAAAGCTATCGGGCAACCCGTGAGGTTATGGCTTGGGAGTGTGATATTTTCGTATGGATTGGCTCTTCGTCGTCGCCGTTGCGCTCCTCCTCGCTGGCGTCCTTGGAAGCATCCTGCCGCTTCTCCCGGCGGTTCCGCTGTCGCTCGCCGGAATCTACGCTTACTGGTGGGGAACTGTCTTTTCCGAACCCGGCCTCCTGTTCGTCGCCGGAGCGACGATTGTGGGTGTTATCGCATTCGTCGGAGAGCATACCGCGAGCGCCGTTTCGGCCAAAGCGAGTGGTGGGTCACTCTGGAGCGCGCTCGCCGCAGGTATCGTGGGAGTGGCCGCGCTCCTGACTACCGGCCCGGTCGGAATGGTCATCGGTGTCGCACTCGCTACGTTCGCAGTCGAGTTCTATCGCACACAGGACGCGAAAAAAGGCGCGAAAACCGCAACCTACGCGGTGGCTGGACTGCTTGCGTCGGCGGTGTTCCAACTGCTGGTTACGGGGTCGTTGCTCGTCGGATTCGTCGTTGCAGTGTTAGTTTGAGGTCGATTGTTACTGATTGACCATGTTTTTGTCGATTGGTCACGTTCCTGTGGAATATGCGCGTAACTCCCGCCCTGCTGGTTGCCTTCCTCGTCGTCTGCTCGGGTTGTATGGGCCTCGGAATAAACTCGGACGGGCCGATGCAGTCTCCCGACCAATCCGGCGACCAGTCGGCGACAGCAGGAACTGCGACGCAAGAAACGACCAACGCGGAGGAGAACGTCTCCGCTTCGTTCGTGACGAACGGCGAGCGAACGAACGTGACGCTGGAAGTGGCAAACTCGCCCGACGAACGCTCGCAAGGATTGATGCATCGTGAGTCTCTGCCGGAAAATCACGGCATGGTGTTCGTCTTTGATGAGGCACAGCCACAGACGTTCTGGATGAAAAACACGCCGCTCCCGCTCGACATCATCTTCATTTCGGCGGACGGCACCGTCATCAACGTCGAACAGGCAGACCCACAACCGAACGCGAGCGATTTGGAACTCGACCGTTATTCGAGCGACGAACCCGCAAAATACGTGGTCGAGATGCGTCAAGGATTCGCAAACCGGGAGGGAATCGAATCGGGAACGACGTTCGTCTTCGATGGGGAGCGTCCGACGACCGAAAACTGAGCTATCGAACTGTCTGCTGAAAGTCGAATTTATTTTCTTCAATCTAATTGGTGATTCAGAACTGTTACCCCATCGCACGGCGTACAGAACGCAGAGATGAACGGAATGGAGATTCGACCCGCGAACGAGGGGGATTTCGGCGCGATTCGGCGAATCGCACACCGAGCATGGGACGAAGCCTACGACGACATCCTAGACGAGGACATCATTACAGAAACCGTGTCGTCGTGGTACTCGAACGAATCGCTTTCCGACGCGCTCGACAGGCCCGGAACGGCGTTTCTCGTTGCAGTCACGGACGACGAACTCGTCGGATTCTGTCACGCCGTGTTCTACGAGGACGAAGGCGACGTACTCCGACTCTACGTAGACCCGGACGACTGGGGAAACGGGGTGGGAACCGCATTACACGAGCGCCTCCGCGAGGACTTCAACGACTTCAACACGAAACGGATGAACGCTATGGTGCTCGCGGACAACGACATCGGCAACGAGTTTTACAAACGATTGGGCTTCGAGAAAACCGACGAGGCATCGGTCGAACTCGGTGGCAAAGAGTACGCCGAGAACGTCTACACCTACGCATTCTAAGCATCGCACGACGAATCGAGAACACAAAGCATATACATTATCCCCGACAATTCGCTGATACCTCGGGTAGGGGTACACGAGGTTTTCTTTCGGACTACACGGCTAGCGACTGCTTCGCTCTCGTTCGACTGACAACTACTGTTCCGACCAGTCGTCCTCGAACAGTTGGTACGCACTAGCGAGATTGAACAGCAGGCCACGCTTTTTTGCCCCGTCATCGAGCGCCTGTGCCGTCGCGTGAACGACCTGCGAGTACTGTATCGTCGCTTCACTCACTTCTGCATGGTCGGAACCGAACTCTTCTTCGGTGAACGCGGCGCGAATCGCGGCGCGTTGATACTGTTCGACCAGTTCGAACAGTTGCCAGTACTCCATTCCGTCCCGGCGCGCGTCCACCATCGCGGAGAGCAGACGGCGCTCGAA belongs to Haladaptatus cibarius D43 and includes:
- a CDS encoding GNAT family N-acetyltransferase — translated: MEIRPANEGDFGAIRRIAHRAWDEAYDDILDEDIITETVSSWYSNESLSDALDRPGTAFLVAVTDDELVGFCHAVFYEDEGDVLRLYVDPDDWGNGVGTALHERLREDFNDFNTKRMNAMVLADNDIGNEFYKRLGFEKTDEASVELGGKEYAENVYTYAF
- a CDS encoding DUF192 domain-containing protein → MRVTPALLVAFLVVCSGCMGLGINSDGPMQSPDQSGDQSATAGTATQETTNAEENVSASFVTNGERTNVTLEVANSPDERSQGLMHRESLPENHGMVFVFDEAQPQTFWMKNTPLPLDIIFISADGTVINVEQADPQPNASDLELDRYSSDEPAKYVVEMRQGFANREGIESGTTFVFDGERPTTEN
- a CDS encoding PadR family transcriptional regulator, which produces MHDLTGFQRDLLYVIAGLDEPHGLAIKEELEAYYEKEIHHGRLYPNLDSLVDKGLVEKGQRDRRTNYYTLTRRGAREIEARREWEEQYVGEDVSQTQTV
- a CDS encoding NAD(P)H-binding protein, producing MTVLVAGATGFVGRHLVPELLADGNAVTALVRDASSYDPPDGVSVVEGDLNDRDSLDGIFDGIDAAYYLVHSMGEDGDFMQQDRNAARNFVDAARGTNVSRVVYLSGLGGERATLSDHLKSRREVEHILANGDYDLTVLRAAIIIGDDSVSFRIVQQLAERLPLMITPQWVRTECQPIAIDDVVAYLVGVLDSSDAAGETFEIGGPDVLTYGEMVLTTGEILDKKATMVPVPVLTPKLSAYWVDLVTDVPKDVAHPLILGLKTRTVVEDDRIRSIVPVELTPFEEAVRQAVS
- a CDS encoding DUF456 domain-containing protein, encoding MDWLFVVAVALLLAGVLGSILPLLPAVPLSLAGIYAYWWGTVFSEPGLLFVAGATIVGVIAFVGEHTASAVSAKASGGSLWSALAAGIVGVAALLTTGPVGMVIGVALATFAVEFYRTQDAKKGAKTATYAVAGLLASAVFQLLVTGSLLVGFVVAVLV
- a CDS encoding DUF7530 family protein is translated as MSQAERGPYQWTYESIVDAIPGVTLPDWLALTVQFVLFEGLLLLLVWRYDLWSGFLAGTAAVVIATAGSALMLTIARRIRTLSTPAAYRKLLFGSSIEVVLGLLSYIGLVTYLFVYNPRQGGTPLFESVLGTEPPIPAVVLTLLVLWDVCYRIGTAWWASVTGFWIAVRHPTDGETRAHLRAVDALVIGFSLLQLVLVPFVWGYDLLVFALVGHVVAVLLVSGAAIFVRSRG